One Panicum virgatum strain AP13 chromosome 9K, P.virgatum_v5, whole genome shotgun sequence genomic region harbors:
- the LOC120652044 gene encoding ninja-family protein 6-like: MASRDFLGAFGGGGGSSEGARQRPGGAGAGDSDDIELSLGLSLGGRFGTEAKRPRLARSSSIASVCSVSSLDGDADADADAGPSPAAPLPLLRTSSLPTETEEERWRRREMQSRRRLEARRKRVERRNSMGSSFLPSAPPRPAGEAPAAANGVQLRRSVGSQGSTSVPTTEQGIGGSAVCQSTDAKSPSTSDNTNENNMLPPPTKAAEKPQNGTSTEQPRLRTLGSLTTRTSSCSDIRKIMMEDMPMVSSKVEGPNARRIDGFLYRYKKGEDVRIVCVCHGSFLTPAEFVKHAGGGDVSNPLRHIVVNPSPFS; encoded by the exons ATGGCATCCCGGGACTTCCTAGGcgccttcggcggcggcggcgggagcagcgagggggcgcggcagcggccggggggcgcgggcgcgggcgactCGGACGACATCGAGCTCAGCCTCGGCCTCTCCCTCGGCGGCCGCTTCGGCACCGAGGCCAAGCGCCCGCGCCTCGCGCGCTCCTCCTCCATCGCCTCCGTCTGCTCCGTCTCCTCCCTCGACggggacgccgacgccgacgccgacgccggcccgtccccggccgcgccgctgccgctgctgcgcaCCAGCTCGCTGCCCACCGAGACCGAGGAGGAGCGCTGGCGCCGGCGCGAGATGCAGAGCCGCAGGCGCCTCGAGGCGCGCCGGAAGCGCGTCGAGCGCCGGAACTCCATGGGCTCCTCCTTCCTGCCCTCGGCGCCGCCCAGGCccgccggcgaggcgcccgccgccgccaacggcgTGCAGCTCAGGAGGTCCGTCGGCTCGCAGGGGAGCACTTCTGTCCCCACCACGGAACAAG GTATTGGTGGAAGTGCAGTTTGCCAGTCCACAGATGCAAAGAGTCCATCAACCTCGGATAATACAAATGAAAATAACATGCTTCCTCCTCCAACCAAAGCAGCTGAGAAGCCACAAAATGGCACTTCCACAGAGCAACCTCGGCTGCGGACGCTTGGGTCCCTGACAACGAGAACGAGCAGCTGCAGTGATATCAGGAAGATCATGATGGAGGACATGCCAATGGTCTCATCCAAGGTGGAAGGTCCTAATGCCAGGAGGATCGATGGCTTCCTGTACAGGTACAAGAAAGGCGAGGATGTGAGGATAGTCTGCGTCTGCCATGGTAGCTTCCTCACTCCTGCAGAGTTTGTgaagcacgccggcggcggtgacgtATCCAACCCGCTAAGGCATATCGTTGTCAACCCATCGCCGTTCTCGTGA
- the LOC120652043 gene encoding LOW QUALITY PROTEIN: nucleolar complex protein 3 homolog (The sequence of the model RefSeq protein was modified relative to this genomic sequence to represent the inferred CDS: deleted 1 base in 1 codon), with protein sequence MGKRSGSKRKDKNKVILPPELPPEVDDDAIEVSDEDIEFYSRNEFHHFDQEHIDRYIKRTAGHDEAEVERLYEEREKRKALRRPREEDGDLEVDPVDALPIKNLQGELIYNRAKKARSEENIGSIKSKAQENGADAKQGIQKDEQTGKSKNKKGGDKVKNTQSQTEVPKGKLHSDVLEEVKEELSAEELFEKKKAQLAELGMAMLEDPESNIRSLNDMLSISNDKDQKVVKLGLMSLLAVFKDIIPSYRIRQLTEKELAVEVSKEVKKTRYYEYTLIRCYKAYLQKLISLEKQPHFYSVAVRCMCALLDTAPHFNFRESLLASVAKNLSSSDDVVRKMCCGTIRSIFINEGKHRGEATIEAVRLIADHVKLNDCQLHPDSIEVFLSLRFDEDLREDETEEQKVKPKKNKHRQNQEAPKPLTVNDKKKTRQELISKAREEVDADLRAVSFTLDPKERKRIQRETLSALFETNFRILKHSMSTSNLRSKANIVSPGASHPLLAPCLEGLGKFSHLIDLDFMGELIACLKKLSGFSDQQDGTPHDSTLSVSECMQCCIVAFKVWRSNLEALNVDLQDFFVQLYNLILEYRPDRDRGEVLADALKTLLWEGKQQDMLRAAAFIKRLATFALSFGSAEAIAALVTLKHLLQKNSKCRNMLENDSGGGSLSCLVAKYNPEAKDPYLSGALASVLWELSLLEKHYDISVSSMASNILSMATLNPTQNPVPILNVNPLEAFRDLSIERELSKPASKALSLNLKKRRRGKEFVALNPDVLQKADCSVDKKELEEKLQSHFAVLRGISENERLRAKLNHTLSSINMYKEYKKQKKKNTKLKIIRKKVARV encoded by the exons aTGGGGAAGAGGAGCGGCAGCAAGAGGAAGGACAAGAACAAGGTCATCCTCCCGCCGGAGCTGCCGCCGGAGGTCGACGACGACGCTATCGAGGTCTCCGACGAGGACATCGAGTTCTACAGCCGCAACGAGTTCCACCACTTCGACCAGGAGCACATCGACAG GTATATCAAGAGGACCGCCGGCCACGACGAGGCCGAGGTCGAGCGCCTCTATGAGGAGCGCGAGAAGAGGAAAGCCTTGAGGCGGCCCCGGGAGGAGGATGGCGATTTGGAGGTGGACCCCGTCGACGCGCTCCCCATCAAGAACCTGCAAGGGGAGCTCATCTACAATAGAG CAAAGAAAGCAAGGTCTGAAGAAAATATTGGCAGTATCAAGTCTAAAGCTCAAGAGAATGGTGCAGATGCCAAGCAGGGTATTCAGAAAGATGAGCAAACAGGCAAATCTAAGAACAAAAAGGGAGGTGATAAAGTGAAAAATACACAATCCCAAACTGAAGTTCCAAAGGGGAAACTACACTCAGATGTGCTG GAAGAAGTGAAGGAGGAACTTTCGGCTGAGgaattatttgaa aaaaagaaagcccAACTTGCTGAATTGGGGATGGCTATGCTTGAAGATCCTGAGTCGAATATTAGATCTCTGAATGATATGTTAAGCATAAGCAATGACAAAGACCAAAAAGTTGTTAAACTTGGTCTGATGTCCTTGCTTGCTGTGTTTAAGGACATTATTCCAAG TTATCGGATTAGGCAACTAACAGAAAAGGAGCTAGCAGTAGAAGTTTCAAAAGAAGTGAAGAAAACTAGATATTATGAGTACACACTTATCCGCTGCTACAAG GCATATCTACAGAAATTGATATCATTGGAGAAGCAACCCCATTTTTATTCTGTGGCTGTTCGATGCATGTGCGCTTTATTAGATACAGCTCCGCATTTTAACTTCCGTGAAAGCCTATTGGCCAGTGTGGCAAAAAATTTAAGCTCCTCAGACGATGTAGTAAG GAAAATGTGTTGTGGAACAATAAGATCGATATTTATAAATGAAGGAAAACACCGTGGCGAGGCAACAATTGAAGCAGTAAGGTTGATCGCAGATCATGTGAAGCTTAATGATTGCCAGCTCCATCCTGATAGCATTGAG GTCTTCCTGTCTTTGAGATTTGATGAAGATCTTAGAGAAGATGAAACCGAGGAGCAAAAGGTGAAACCAAAGAAGAATAAACATCGGCAAAATCAGGAGGCCCCAAAGCCATTGACAGTTAATGATAAGAAGAAAACCAGACAGGAACTGATCTCAAAAGCTAGAGAGGAG GTTGATGCAGATCTTAGGGCAGTTTCCTTCACCCTTGATCCCAAGGAGAGAAAAAGGATACAAAGAGAAACACTTTCTGCTCTCTTTGAGACAAACTTCCGtattttgaagcatagcatgaGCACTTCAAATTTAAG GTCCAAGGCCAATATTGTCTCCCCCGGGGCCTCACACCCATTACTCGCTCCATGCTTGGAGGGTTTAGGAAAATTTTCACATTTGATTGATTTGGATTTCATGGGTGAACTTATCGCTTGCCTCAAGAAGCTTTCTGGGTTTAGCGACCAACAGGATGGAACACCCCATGATAGCACACTTTCTGTCTCAGAATGCATGCAATGCTGCATAGTTGCCTTTAAAGTCTGGAGGAGCAACCTTGAGGCATTGAATGTAGACCTGCAGGATTTCTTTGTACAACTCTATAACCTCATACTGGAGTATCGTCCTGACAG GGATCGTGGTGAGGTGTTGGCAGATGCTCTAAAGACACTCCTTTGGGAAGGCAAGCAgcaggatatgctgagagctgcTGCTTTTATAAAACGTTTGGCCACATTTGCTCTCTCATTTGGCTCTGCAGAAGCCATTGCAG CGTTAGTCACACTGAAGCATCTTCTGCAAAAGAATAGCAAGTGCCGTAACATGTTGGAAAATGATTCTGGTGGCGGTTCTCTGTCTTGCTTAGTTGCG AAATACAACCCGGAGGCTAAAGATCCATATCTGAGTGGCGCGCTCGCGTCAGTTCTTTGGGAGCTCAGCCTCCTAGAGAAGCACTATGATATCTCTGTTTCTTCAATGGCTTCGAATATCTTGAGTATGGCAACTTTGAATCCCACCCAGAACCCTGTTCCGATTTTGAATGTGAACCCCCTTGAAGCATTTAGAGACTTATCAATTGAACGGGAATTATCAAAGCCAGCCAGCAAAGCATTGTCACTGAATCTCAAAAAGAGGCGGCGTGGTAAGGAATTTGTCGCCCTAAACCCAGATGTGCTTCAGAAGGCAGATTGCTCAGTGGATAAAAAGGAGCTCGAAGAGAAGTTGCAGAGCCATTTCGCAGTACTAAGAGGTATCTCAGAGAATGAGAGGTTGCGGGCCAAGTTGAACCACACATTGTCATCCATAAACATGTACAAGGAGTACAAGaagcagaagaagaaaaacacaAAATTGAAGATCATTAGGAAAAAAGTAGCAAGGGTTTAA